Below is a genomic region from Leptolyngbya sp. 'hensonii'.
ACAGGAAAAACAATCCAGTAATTAACAGAATGGGAAAAACCAGGTTACCCAACAGGCTCCAGATAGCACCATCATTACGAGGCGGATGGGAATCGAAACTGACATTGCCATTCCGCAGTCTGGAGATCAATTCGGGTGCATTTCCAGGCAGGTCTACCCGCAACCGTTGCATCCGATTATCAATTTCTGGGTCGGTCGCTTCCACGATCGCCGTGCGACCACCATCGTAGAAGTCAACGCTGAGGACACGCCCAGCATCCAGATACTCCAGAAAACGACCATAGGTCATTCGAGTACTGGCGGTATTTTTTGTCATTTCAGCGGGTGATGAGGAAAACGCACCCTGCCAGAGGAAAAAACCAATGACCAGGGCAGGTAGCATCCACAACAACACTGTTTTCCAGGACAGTTTCATAAGTTAGCGGCCTCTATCTGTATAAAAACGGAGCGCGGGGGTAATCTGTGCTTCTTATCGTGTACCCTGGTTACGGAACCCGACCAGGGTGTACACAAATTCTTGATTTCTGAGAAGTCAACTTAACTAAATTTAACTTAATTATAAGGGTCAGGGCAATTCGTGTACAT
It encodes:
- a CDS encoding ATP-dependent metallopeptidase FtsH/Yme1/Tma family protein; amino-acid sequence: MKLSWKTVLLWMLPALVIGFFLWQGAFSSSPAEMTKNTASTRMTYGRFLEYLDAGRVLSVDFYDGGRTAIVEATDPEIDNRMQRLRVDLPGNAPELISRLRNGNVSFDSHPPRNDGAIWSLLGNLVFPILLITGLFFLFRRSGNVPGGPGQAMSFGKSRARFQMEAKTGVMFEDVAGIEEAKEELQEVVTFLKKPERFTAVGAKIPKGVLLVGPPGTGKTLLAKAIAGEAGVPFFS